Proteins from a genomic interval of Hippocampus zosterae strain Florida chromosome 14, ASM2543408v3, whole genome shotgun sequence:
- the dcaf5 gene encoding DDB1- and CUL4-associated factor 5, whose amino-acid sequence MKELKGCGMRSSVGFLSRRGLTGQSLMKDEFQRRRLAGCTSLYKKDMLGHFGCVNAIEFSNNGGEWLVSGGDDRRVLLWHMEEALHARSKPLKLKGEHLSNIFCLAFDSSNKKVFSGGNDEQVILHDVERRETLNVFLHIDAVYSLSVSPVNDNVFASSSDDGRVLIWDTREPPHGEPFCLANYPSAFHSVMFNPVEPRLLATANSKEGVGLWDIRKPRSTLLRYGGSMSLQSAMSVRFNSTGTQLLALRRRLPPVLYELHSRLPSFQFDNQGYFNYCTMKSCCFAGDRDQYILSGSDDFNLYMWKIPKDPETGGRVVNGAFMVLKGHRSIVNQVRFNPHTYMICSSGVEKVIKVWSPYQQPDSLGDLDGCVEDTCRSLYTHEEYISLVLNSGSGLSHDYVSQSIQEDPRMMAFFDSLVRRELEGWSSDSDSDLSEDAIMQLHVRSRRATRATTAAAAAAAVAAEGAAGAEVRADDSDNSSSGGDGEGRSRTRLTRPPLGFLANDDSDSDSEFWLDPMPRPRSPSPRDYATLSIPSSTSPSLPAGASSSSASASSSSSEDEERRSAVRRRNVTRRQRMRVASRAGELPDSAGQELFSAVDSCNYPSIAVHDLTSSEEDQSERDARKRRLSLSDLVCGSPVMSPDTQEDGSEPAPGRTEATSDDGDGEAGANGRHRDAAAAAGQQEEGPGVADTRTGERLKGPTQKRTRAGSEEAECGSSEKKLKT is encoded by the exons ATGAAAGAGCTGAAGGGCTGCGGTATGCGCTCGTCGGTGGGCTTTCTGTCCCGCCGCGGGCTGACGGGACAGTCGCTGATGAAAGACGAGTTCCAGCGGCGCAGGCTTGCCGGCTGCACCAGCCTGTACAAGAAGGACATGCTGGGACACTTCGGCTGCGTCAACGCCATCGAGTTCTCTAATAACGGTGGCGAGTGGCTGGTGTCCG GTGGAGACGACCGCCGGGTGCTTTTGTGGCACATGGAGGAAGCGCTCCACGCTCGCTCCAAGCCACTCAAGCTGAAGGGAGAGCATCTGTCCAACATCTTCTGCCTTGCCTTTGACAGCAGCAACAAGAAGGTCTTCTCTGGAG GAAACGACGAGCAGGTGATTCTTCACGACGTGGAGCG GCGAGAAACTCTCAACGTGTTCTTGCACATCGACGCCGTGTACAGCCTCTCGGTTAGCCCGGTAAATGACAACGTCTTTGCCAGCTCGTCGGACGACGGTCGCGTCCTCATCTGGGATACCCGCGAGCCGCCACATGGAG AACCGTTTTGCCTGGCCAATTACCCATCGGCCTTTCACAGCGTGATGTTCAACCCGGTGGAGCCCCGACTGCTGGCTACCGCCAACTCCAAGGAAGGTGTCGGGCTGTGGGACATCCGCAAGCCGCGCAG CACGCTGCTGCGTTACGGCGGTAGCATGTCGCTGCAGAGCGCCATGAGCGTGCGCTTCAACAGCACGGGCACGCAGCTCCTGGCGCTGCGCCGCCGCCTGCCGCCCGTGCTCTACGAGCTCCACTCGCGCCTGCCCAGCTTCCAGTTTGACAACCAGGGCTACTTCAACTACTGCACCATGAAAAGTTGCTGCTTCGCCGGCGACCGCGATCAG TACATCCTCTCTGGCTCGGATGACTTTAACCTCTACATGTGGAAAATCCCGAAGGACCCTGAAACGG GAGGCCGCGTGGTGAACGGCGCATTCatggtcctcaagggccaccgCTCCATCGTCAACCAGGTCCGCTTCAACCCCCACACATACATGATCTGCTCCTCTGGTGTGGAAAAAGTCATCAAG GTGTGGAGTCCTTACCAGCAGCCCGACAGCCTGGGCGACCTGGACGGCTGCGTGGAGGACACGTGCCGCAGTCTGTACACGCACGAGGAGTACATCAGCCTGGTCCTGAACAGCGGCAGCGGCCTGTCGCACGACTACGTCAGCCAGTCCATCCAGGAGGACCCGCGCATGATGGCCTTCTTCGATTCACTGGTGCGCCGCGAGCTCGAGGGCTGGAGCTCGGACTCGGACTCGGACCTGAGCGAGGACGCCATCATGCAGCTGCATGTCCGCAGTCGCCGCGCCACCCGTGCCACTacggcagcagcggcggcggcggcggtggccgcTGAGGGTGCGGCCGGCGCTGAAGTCAGAGCAGATGACTCGGATAATTCCAGCTCGGGAGGGGACGGCGAGGGGCGCTCCAGGACACGCCTCACCCGGCCGCCGTTGGGCTTTTTGGCGAACGACGACTCGGATTCGGACAGCGAGTTCTGGTTGGACCCGATGCCGCGGCCTCGCTCGCCGAGCCCGCGCGACTACGCCACCTTGTCCATCCCCTCGTCCACCTCCCCCTCGCTGCCCGCCGGGGCCTCCAGTTCTTCAGCCAGCGCGTCCAGCTCCAGCAGCGAGGACGAAGAACGGCGCAGCGCCGTGCGGCGGCGTAACGTGACGAGGCGGCAACGCATGCGGGTGGCGTCGCGCGCCGGCGAGCTGCCCGATTCCGCCGGGCAGGAACTGTTCTCCGCCGTTGACTCGTGCAACTACCCGTCCATCGCCGTCCACGACTTGacatcctcggaagaggatcaGTCGGAACGCGACGCCAGGAAACGCCGCCTCAGCCTGTCGGATTTGGTGTGCGGAAGCCCGGTGATGTCGCCCGACACTCAGGAGGACGGGAGCGAGCCGGCGCCGGGTAGGACTGAGGCCACCTCGGACGACGGAGACGGGGAGGCGGGAGCTAACGGGCGCCACCGagatgccgccgccgctgccggacAACAGGAGGAGGGGCCCGGCGTTGCGGACACGAGGACGGGAGAAAGGCTAAAAGGCCCAACGCAGAAGCGGACTCGTGCGGGATCGGAAGAGGCCGAGTGCGGCTCCTCGGAGAAGAAGCTCAAAACATAG